From the genome of Burkholderia cepacia ATCC 25416:
CCTTAGGACCGTTATAGTTACGGCCGCCGTTTACCGGGACTTCAATCAAGAGCTTGCACCCCATCATTTAATCTTCCGGCACCGGGCAGGCGTCACACCCTATACGTCCACTTTCGTGTTTGCAGAGTGCTGTGTTTTTATTAAACAGTCGCAGCCACCAGTTTATTGCAACCCCTTCACCCTCCTGGCGCAGGCCAGTCAAGCTACAAGGGCGTACCTTATCCCGAAGTTACGGTACCAATTTGCCGAGTTCCTTCTCCCGAGTTCTCTCAAGCGCCTTAGAATACTCATCTCGCCCACCTGTGTCGGTTTGCGGTACGGTCATCGTTAGACTGAAGCTTAGAGGCTTTTCTTGGAACCACTTCCAATTGCTTCGCTTCCGAAGAAGCTCGCGCCACACCCTTGAATTACGCACCCGGATTTGCCTAAGTGCCTTCTCCAATGCAGCGACCGGGACTTCCAACACCCGGACAACCTTCCGCGATCCGTCCCCCCATCGCATCTAACAATGGTGCAGGAATATTGACCTGCTTCCCATCAGCTACGCATTTCTGCCTCGCCTTAGGGGCCGACTCACCCTACGCCGATGAACGTTGCGTAGGAAACCTTGGGCTTACGGCGAGGGGGCCTTTCACCCCCTTTATCGCTACTCATGTCAGCATTCGCACTTCCGATACCTCCAGCACCCTTTACAAGGCACCTTCGCAGGCTTACGGAACGCTCTCCTACCATGCGTGCAAGCACGCATCCGCAGCTTCGGTATATAGCTTAGCCCCGTTACATCTTCCGCGCAGGACGACTCGATCAGTGAGCTATTACGCTTTCTTTAAAGGGTGGCTGCTTCTAAGCCAACCTCCTGACTGTTTTAGCCTTCCCACTTCGTTTCCCACTTAGCTATATTTGGGGACCTTAGCTGGCGGTCTGGGTTGTTTCCCTCTTGACACCGGACGTTAGCACCCGATGTCTGTCTCCCGTGATTGCACTCTTCGGTATTCGGAGTTTGCTATGGCGGGGTAATCTGCAATAGACCCCCCAACCATGACAGTGCTCTACCCCCGAAGGTGAGACACGAGGCACTACCTAAATAGTTTTCGGAGAGAACCAGCTATTTCCAGGTTTGTTTAGCCTTTCACCCCTATCCACAGCTCATCCCCTAACTTTTCAACGTTAGTGGGTTCGGACCTCCAGTACGTGTTACCGCACCTTCATCCTGGCCATGGATAGATCACCTGGTTTCGGGTCTACGCCCAGCAACTGAACGCCCTATTCGGACTCGCTTTCGCTACGCCTGCCCTATACGGTTAAGCTTGCTACTGAACGTAAGTCGCTGACCCATTATACAAAAGGTACGCCGTCACCCCTTACGAGGCTCCGACTGTTTGTATGCATGCGGTTTCAGGATCTATTTCACTCCCCTCCCGGGGTTCTTTTCGCCTTTCCCTCACGGTACTGGTTCACTATCGGTCGATCACGAGTATTTAGCCTTGGAGGATGGTCCCCCCATCTTCAGACAGGATTTCACGTGTCCCGCCCTACTTGTCGCACACCTAGTTCTTTCATACTGTTTTCGCCTACAGGGCTATCACCTGCTATGGCCGCACTTTCCAGAGCGTTCGGCTAACAATACAAATAAAGAGTGCAAGGCTCATCCCATTTCGCTCGCCACTACTTTGGGAATCTCGGTTGATTTCTTTTCCTGCGGTTACTTAGATGTTTCAGTTCACCGCGTTCGCTTCGCATGGCCTATGTATTCAGCCATGGATACTCCAAAAGGAGTGGGTTTCCCCATTCGGACATCTACGGATCAAAGCTTGTTTGCCAGCTCCCCGTAGCTTTTCGCAGGCTACCGCGTCCTTCATCGCCTGTGATCGCCAAGGCATCCACCACATGCACTTGTTCGCTTGACCCTATAACGAGTCTGTCTCATCGACAGTCGCTACAGGTTGAGTTCTCGCGTTGTGCCGTATTCCAATTGAGTCAAACTTAGAGTTCGAATCATCTTGAGATACATCGATACAATCACAACCCGGATAGTTTTCACGTCCATCTCAAGACGCTTCCGCTATCCAAATTACTTACTTCTTCCAGATTGTTAAAGAACGACAGCCGATACTTTCGTACCGCTCTGACTGGCTCAATCGCCAATGAGAAAAACTCGAACCAAACTTCATTCGAATGTTTGTCATTGAAGATTATTGAAAGCGGCCGGCATTATAACCGGTTTATACCGCAGACAGCTAGTCTGTCTTAATCAACAGCCGATAAGCGTGAGCGCTCAACTTGTGCGAGATAGCTCTGGAAAGGAGGTGATCCAGCCGCACCTTCCGATACGGCTACCTTGTTACGACTTCACCCCAGTCATGAATCCTACCGTGGTGACCGTCCTCCTTGCGGTTAGACTAGCCACTTCTGGTAAAACCCACTCCCATGGTGTGACGGGCGGTGTGTACAAGACCCGGGAACGTATTCACCGCGGCATGCTGATCCGCGATTACTAGCGATTCCAGCTTCATGCACTCGAGTTGCAGAGTGCAATCCGGACTACGATCGGTTTTCTGGGATTAGCTCCCCCTCGCGGGTTGGCAACCCTCTGTTCCGACCATTGTATGACGTGTGAAGCCCTACCCATAAGGGCCATGAGGACTTGACGTCATCCCCACCTTCCTCCGGTTTGTCACCGGCAGTCTCCTTAGAGTGCTCTTGCGTAGCAACTAAGGACAAGGGTTGCGCTCGTTGCGGGACTTAACCCAACATCTCACGACACGAGCTGACGACAGCCATGCAGCACCTGTGCGCCGGTTCTCTTTCGAGCACTCCCACCTCTCAGCAGGATTCCGACCATGTCAAGGGTAGGTAAGGTTTTTCGCGTTGCATCGAATTAATCCACATCATCCACCGCTTGTGCGGGTCCCCGTCAATTCCTTTGAGTTTTAATCTTGCGACCGTACTCCCCAGGCGGTCAACTTCACGCGTTAGCTACGTTACTAAGGAAATGAATCCCCAACAACTAGTTGACATCGTTTAGGGCGTGGACTACCAGGGTATCTAATCCTGTTTGCTCCCCACGCTTTCGTGCATGAGCGTCAGTATTGGCCCAGGGGGCTGCCTTCGCCATCGGTATTCCTCCACATCTCTACGCATTTCACTGCTACACGTGGAATTCTACCCCCCTCTGCCATACTCTAGCCTGCCAGTCACCAATGCAGTTCCCAGGTTGAGCCCGGGGATTTCACATCGGTCTTAGCAAACCGCCTGCGCACGCTTTACGCCCAGTAATTCCGATTAACGCTTGCACCCTACGTATTACCGCGGCTGCTGGCACGTAGTTAGCCGGTGCTTATTCTTCCGGTACCGTCATCCCCCGACTGTATTAGAGCCAAGGATTTCTTTCCGGACAAAAGTGCTTTACAACCCGAAGGCCTTCTTCACACACGCGGCATTGCTGGATCAGGCTTTCGCCCATTGTCCAAAATTCCCCACTGCTGCCTCCCGTAGGAGTCTGGGCCGTGTCTCAGTCCCAGTGTGGCTGGTCGTCCTCTCAGACCAGCTACTGATCGTCGCCTTGGTAGGCCTTTACCCCACCAACTAGCTAATCAGCCATCGGCCAACCCTATAGCGCGAGGCCCGAAGGTCCCCCGCTTTCATCCGTAGATCGTATGCGGTATTAATCCGGCTTTCGCCGGGCTATCCCCCACTACAGGACATGTTCCGATGTATTACTCACCCGTTCGCCACTCGCCACCAGGTGCAAGCACCCGTGCTGCCGTTCGACTTGCATGTGTAAGGCATGCCGCCAGCGTTCAATCTGAGCCAGGATCAAACTCTTCAGTTTAAACCTGTTACTGTTTTCGGTTCGGTTAAGAACCGGTCGCTCACTCAAAGCTGACAGGAATATGAATCACTTCATAAACCTGACTTACTTTAGTGTGAGACTCTTGATACTTTTGCTATCTGATCCGAGGATCAGCTCGCTTCCATCAAGCGCCCACACTTATCGGCTGTTAATTTTTAAAGAGCAATCTGCGAGGAACTTCGTGTTTCCCGGCAGCGCTGCGTTTTCAGCAGCAGAGAAGCGAGATTATTAACCGTTTTTTAAAACTCGTCAACAACTTTTTTAACTACTTCGTTGCGACGACTGCGGTTTAATTTCGTATGTACTGGAGTTGCTAAAACCAACTTCAACAGCACCGCTTCCCTTCTTCCCCCGCGCTGCGTTTCCGTTAGCGCGAAAGAGGCGTGATTCTAAGCACCTGCCCCCATCCACGCAAGCCCTTTCGTGAAATATTTTTGACATGCTATGCCGGGAGCAGCCAAGCCTGCCCAGTGGTCATATATAAGCGGCACGGCAAGAGCTGCCCCGGTCGCCCGTGTACAGCCCCGCCGCTGCGAACTCGACCTTCCCGTCGGTTACCGCCCCACCATCGCCCTCACCACACCGTCCCGCCGAATCAGTCCGTGATACAGCGCCGCCGCAAAGTGCGCGAGGAACGTCAAGAAGAACAGATAGGCCAGCACACGATGCGCGACCCTCAGCCAGGCGAACGTCACCGGATCAGCCGACACCAGCGCCGGCAGCTGCACGCCGCCGCCCAACGTCACCGGATACCCGCCCGCCGACAGCATCGCCCACCCGATCAGCGGCATCGCGACCATCAGCGCATACAGCACGAGATGCGATCCGCGCGCGGCCACCTTCTGCCACCACGGCAGATCCTCGGGCAACGCCGGCGGCTTCGACAACACCCGCACCACGATCCGCACGCACACCAGCACCAGCACGGCCACACCCAGCGGCTTGTGAATCGCCACCAGAACCTCATGCCGCCCGGAAACGGACGCCACCATCCCCACCCCGATGAACAGCATCGCGATGATCATCGCGGCCATCACCCAGTGCAGCACCCTCGCGGGCAAACCAAACGTCGCAGAAGTCTTCATCACCGTCCCTCCGAACTCAACCTGGCCACGCCCGCCACACCGGCCTCTTCACTCGTCCTGCGCAGATACGAATCCGCATAAGCAGCCGAGCGCGCGGCCAGCAACGGATCCCCCGACACCTGAATCCCCTGCGGCAGCACCGTCGGGTCGTAATTCACATCCCGGCACGGCCCGCTGTCCTGCGCCTCCACGCGGTCGAGCACGAGCGTGCCCGCGTCGATCGTCGTGCGCTGCGCGGGCCAGACCTTCGTGGCGTCGTCCACCGGATCGCCGGGCTCCGCCAACGTGACCAGCAGCTTCCATTTCTGCGCACCCGCCGCGATGCGCTGCGTCACGTCCTGCTGCAACACGTTCGGGTCCGCCGCCGTCGCGACGTCGCCGGCGCCGGCCGTCTGCTCCGGCACGACGCGCCACCGCACCGCCTGGCGCTTGCCGGCCGCGTCGACGAAGTAAAACGCGTTCAATCCGTAATAGCTTTCGGTGACGTAGCTCGCGCTCGGCTTCGCACCCTTCACCCATTGCAGGAACGCGCCCGCCTCCGGGTGCACGCCGAAAAACGCCTTTACCTTCGCCGGGTCGGGCTTGCCCGTCTTCGGATCGGGCCGGGTCGCCATCAATTGCGCGTAGAACGCCTGCGGCGTCGCCACCGGAAACACGGGCATCGCGTTCATCCCGGTTCGCCATTGCTCGCCATCGGGCGCGGTGAGCTTCAGCGCGAGGCTGCGGATCGGCACGCTGCTGTCGGGCGCGTACGGGTTCCCGCCCGGCAACGCGAAGCGCCCGACCACCGGCGTGCGCACCGCCTTGAAGAACGGCGCAACCGAATACGCGCTCGCGGCGCCGTTGCCTTCGAAGTAACCGGTCACGCACACGCCCTTCGCGTGATTGCGCCGGAAGCCCGGGTGAATGCCGCCGCCGGCCGTCTGCAATGCGTCGACGATCCGGTGCGGGGTCAGACGCGCCGGCGCGAGCCATCCGCCGACATACCCGAACGCCACGGCCACGCCGGCCACCGCACCGCCGATCGCGGCCCAGCGCCACCACCCGCGCCCGGGCTCGCGCTGCGGCGAAGAAGAGGAAGAGGAAGAGGAAGAAGATCGCTCCATGAATGTGCTCCCGACCATCAGGTCATTGTCGAACCCGCGTAGGACGCCACCCGCGCCGCTTTATTCCACGAAAATTTTTTTTCCTATGCTGGTGGAATACGCGGCGCCCACCGGCGTCCTACGCTGCATCCCGACCCATTCGGCAACCGGCCCGGCCATGCCCTCTACCGCCCTCGACGACGACGTACTGCGCGAACTCATCCCCAGGCTGCGACGCTTCGCGCTCTGGCTCGCGCGCGACGTCCACGCCGCCGACGATCTCGTCCAGTCGACGCTCGAGCGCGCACTGTCGCGCTGGACGAGCCGTCGCGACGACGCGTCGCTGCGCAGCTGGCTCTTCACGATCCTGTACCGGCAGTTTCTCGACGGCAAACGCAGCGCGAAGCGCTACGCGTGGCTGCTCGGGCGCATCCGCGACGACGACGAAGCGCACTGGCCGTCCGCCGAACGCGAATTCGCGGCGCGCGCGACGCTCGAAGCGTTCGGCCGGCTCTCCGACGAACAGCGCAGCCTGCTGCTGCTCGTCGCGGTCGAGGGCTTCACCTATCAGGAGGTCGCCGACCTGCTCGAGGTGCCGATCGGCACCGTGATGTCGCGGCTCTCCCGCGCGCGCCAGGCGCTGCGCCAGCTCAGCGACGGCGAGCTTCCTGCTCCTTCTTTGCGACTGATGAAGAAATGAACACGCCTCCGAACGAACACGACCTCCAGTCCTACGTCGACGGCCAGCTCGACGACGATGCGCGCGCTGCGGTCGAACGCTATCTCGCGCTGCATCCGGCGCGCGCGGAACAGGTGAAGCAATGGCAGCAGGATGCGCAGCGGTTGCGGGCCGCGCTGGAAAGCGTGCGGATGCCGGCGGATAACCTTGCGCTGGATCCTGCCGCCATTCGCGGCAGGCAGGCGGAGCGCACACGGATGCGGTTCGCGATCGCGGCTTCGTTCGTGTTCTGCGTCGGGCTGGGGACATTCGGCGGATGGCAGGCGCGTGGATGGAACGCGGCGCCGCCCATCGCTCCGATGAGCGATGCAGTCGAGGCTTACCGGATGATGGTGGTCGATCAGACGGCCAAGGTGGATTACCGGCCGACCGGTGCGGGCGATTTGCAGGGGTGGCTCACCCGGCGCGTCGGGGCATCGGCGCGGCTGCCGGATTTGAGCGCGGCGGGGTTCAGGCCGGTCGGTGGGCGGTTGTTCACGACGGACAGCGGGGCCACAGCTGCGATGGTGCTCTATGAAGACGAGGCCGGGCGGACGCTCAGCTTCTATCTCCGGCCGGCAGAATCGAAACATCGCCTGCTGCCGGCCGGGCAACGTGTGGATGGCGCGTTGCTCGCACGGTACGGGTCGGTGAACGGGCTCAACTATGCGGTGGTCGGGCCGGCCGGGAGCCTCGCGGAGAAAGCGGTCGTGCAGGCGCTCGATCGGCAGACTTGAAGTAGCAGGATGCGCGCCCGGTCGGCGGTTGGGGGTGGCCGCCAGTGCCTTTTGTGGCGCGGCCCGGCGGGCTTGAACGGGCGCACGCTCACCACTCGCTTGCACAGTGTTTCGACTGACTTTCCTTGGCTGTTATGCACATCGAAGCCGCTCCGGTGCCCTCACCTTTGGGAATCACAGGGTTTCGAGTCGCTGCGGAACAGGATGTCCACATCGATCACGGGTAAGCGATCCGGCTTCCAAGGATGGCTACGATCCTGTCCGTCCAGGTAGAGTCGCCACCGAGACCTGGCTGCCGGCAAGCATCTTGTTCGCTCGACGCACGAACACCCAGTGCCAAACCCAGAGGAAAACTGCTACGCCACCGGCGATGGAGCCAAGGGTATCGGGTATCAACGAAACAACCTGCGCAAGACACCACCCGATGCCACTGATCCGGCCGAACGAGCGCAGACCCGACAGCGCCGGATTGATACGGGACTCCGCTTCCAGGGACTTCGCAACGTTGGAAATAATGAAGAAATCCTCGATGAAGTTGTACGGCAAGAGGAACATGAGCCAGACGCTGTTGGGTTCGGCCGCACGCGATCCTTGGTTGACCGATTTCAGGGTAGTCCTCAGGTCGCTCGCGTAGGCATAGACCAGAGCCAGGAAAACCATGATGACGACGATGCCGCCGATTGTCCCAAGCCTCTCCATTTCGCCGAGAACGCCACCGTCTTCTGAAGGATAGACAAGGGGATAGGCGAGCCCAAAGGCAATGGGGAGGCTCAGCATGGCTTTGAGAATGATCCGCGCAGTTGCGCTCATGTGTATCCGATGGATAGGTGCGTTGTCACCGGCAGCATAGCGAACGATCATCCTCGCCGTGCGACTTTGTCCTGGTATATGCCGCCTTCTCTCGCGACGCCAGTCGAGTCGGTGTCTGAACCGCACCGGGAATCGTGGAGGCCGGTCAACTTGATCGTGGTGAAGCTACATGCTGATATCGTTCGGTTCGCTCACCTTGGGTCTGCACAGCGTTTCGAGTTGCGTGGAAGCGTGATATCCACAACCCGGGAGGTGACGCAAACATCCTCACCACATTCGCGTACCCTCACCCGTTGAATGCACAGGATTTCGAGTGTCTTGGCTGCTCGATATCCACATGGCACTCGATCACGGCGAATCGCGCGAACATTCTTCCCATCACCTGCTCCATTCCGGAAAATCCCTGCCCAACAAGGCATTCGGGCTGATTCGCATGGTCGAGTGCATGGCGCTCACCTGTCCGAAGCACAGCGATTCGACTGGTTGGGCGTACAGGTTGTCCACATGCGGCACGTCGGCAAGCGCACGAACGTGATGCATTTTCCCCCGCGCTCGCATCGTGGAGCCGGCATTTCTGCACTCAGTCGCGGGCTCACGTATCCGGATCGGCTCGTCACGGTCAGAATTCGCCGGGATCCGCCCCCCGCTTGCGATCCGAGCGCATGCTCACCTGTTGCTCGCACAGCATTTCACGTCATTTGCGCCGCGGTTACCCACATACGAAGGCTGACCACCTTCACCGCCGCCCAGGTCACTTGGTCAGATGAACCTTGAGAATCTCGCCGGTTTCCGGGGAGATGACGTATCCCATCGACGTTCCAAGCGGACTCGCATTGCCGAGCCCGCGCATGCCGGGAGGCATCTTCGCCAGAAACGTCACGCCGATGACGCGGTCGCCCGGTTTCGGATCGACCCTCGCGGCACTTTCGTCCGTGATCCAGATCTCGAAGTTGTGCAAATCCTGCCCGGTCTTCGCGAAGTCGTCATAGGCGGCTTTCAGGCCGAGCAGCATCGCGGTATTGAGCCGGACGGAACATCGA
Proteins encoded in this window:
- a CDS encoding cytochrome b, which codes for MKTSATFGLPARVLHWVMAAMIIAMLFIGVGMVASVSGRHEVLVAIHKPLGVAVLVLVCVRIVVRVLSKPPALPEDLPWWQKVAARGSHLVLYALMVAMPLIGWAMLSAGGYPVTLGGGVQLPALVSADPVTFAWLRVAHRVLAYLFFLTFLAHFAAALYHGLIRRDGVVRAMVGR
- a CDS encoding catalase family peroxidase — encoded protein: MERSSSSSSSSSSPQREPGRGWWRWAAIGGAVAGVAVAFGYVGGWLAPARLTPHRIVDALQTAGGGIHPGFRRNHAKGVCVTGYFEGNGAASAYSVAPFFKAVRTPVVGRFALPGGNPYAPDSSVPIRSLALKLTAPDGEQWRTGMNAMPVFPVATPQAFYAQLMATRPDPKTGKPDPAKVKAFFGVHPEAGAFLQWVKGAKPSASYVTESYYGLNAFYFVDAAGKRQAVRWRVVPEQTAGAGDVATAADPNVLQQDVTQRIAAGAQKWKLLVTLAEPGDPVDDATKVWPAQRTTIDAGTLVLDRVEAQDSGPCRDVNYDPTVLPQGIQVSGDPLLAARSAAYADSYLRRTSEEAGVAGVARLSSEGR
- a CDS encoding sigma-70 family RNA polymerase sigma factor; the encoded protein is MPSTALDDDVLRELIPRLRRFALWLARDVHAADDLVQSTLERALSRWTSRRDDASLRSWLFTILYRQFLDGKRSAKRYAWLLGRIRDDDEAHWPSAEREFAARATLEAFGRLSDEQRSLLLLVAVEGFTYQEVADLLEVPIGTVMSRLSRARQALRQLSDGELPAPSLRLMKK
- a CDS encoding anti-sigma factor family protein; the protein is MNTPPNEHDLQSYVDGQLDDDARAAVERYLALHPARAEQVKQWQQDAQRLRAALESVRMPADNLALDPAAIRGRQAERTRMRFAIAASFVFCVGLGTFGGWQARGWNAAPPIAPMSDAVEAYRMMVVDQTAKVDYRPTGAGDLQGWLTRRVGASARLPDLSAAGFRPVGGRLFTTDSGATAAMVLYEDEAGRTLSFYLRPAESKHRLLPAGQRVDGALLARYGSVNGLNYAVVGPAGSLAEKAVVQALDRQT